Genomic DNA from Solanum dulcamara chromosome 4, daSolDulc1.2, whole genome shotgun sequence:
ATTATGACATATAAATAGAAACGAAGGAAATAGTTGATCGGTACTCTCTCAGTTTTAATTCATGTgtcacttttttatttttttgcgtGTCAAATAATTTGCATTTTATCGAGAATTTATCTTCATGaaatcttcaaaaaaatttgaaataaaatttatatatttataaattacgtaaaaaatattataaattataataattaataatttaaaaatatataaaaaaattaacttatttaaatcttaaaatttaaaatgagtCACGTAAATTGAATAAAGGGgtgtatttaattattatggtgGGGGGTTTGGGGGAGTTTGGCCTTACGCTTGAAGAGGATCCGTAAGTAAACCGGCACGTTGATACTGTCGAGCCTAATATGAAATCGGATGAAATATTTGTATTGGTTAAGTTTCTTTTTAACATATgaaaagaataatatttttaatatattttattcttaatagtaattatttatttttaatgatttaaattaaataccAATTAATGTAATTATTGTGATAAAATACGCTTTATAATCAcataatctatatataatataaagctagattaaaaaaaagtgataTGACAACTCTTTTTGGTCAAgaattctatttattttttttatttattttttattactatacaaaaataaatgtgTCAATTACTACTCCATTTATTCATATTCTttaatatcaaaatttaattgtctttattttcattactcccATGACTATTGATAATCAAAACTCCTAAATCATATTAATGGTCATATTCATGATATCACTTGGTATTCCATATTATGTGCTATAAATAGAGGCATAAGAAAATTTTGTTACAAAAGAAATAATcaaatttatatgtataataaagTTACGGATTAACTGAGTGaagcaattttttttacttatataagatttgttcattttattgcagatattttttttgttaaatgaaaatttttcactttttttatgACATTCTTTTGATAAACAGATCGAACTTCAATCTAGCAATTTAGTGAGAAAATCTAAACAAGCTCCTGCAAGATTATTGACGGAAAGGTATAATCCTTTTTTATTTACATctaattcatatttttctattacataaattttattgtaaGAACTTAACAAGAGTTTCAAGTGATGtaaattttagtatattatGTCAATAAAAGTGttgaataaaaagttatgcaAATACAAAGATAAATCGTATAAAATCAAAAGGCTTAGTTaagaaagttaaaaaataaatatagaagaGGAAAGCTAgctattgaaaaaaaaaatacataacgATGTAGGAAAAAAATAAGCCAAATCGTTGTGCAAATAAATTTTTCCGTCAAACTTTCCTAATGGCTATACTTTGACCTTTACATAAGTTTTTGTGATTGCTTTGTAGGGTAGGATGCTTATCTTACaaatttttattgttttgtAGGATAGAAGATGCTCTTTAAATAACCattatgataaatatattataagaaaataataataatttatatttatatataataacaaaactagaaatatttttttttcattaaattttcctAATGGTTATACTTTCATCTTTATATAAGAAGATTGTGAGttgattttatgaatttttttaatgtttaatGATTGAGATCGTAATAATgatgtattatttatttatttattttagttttcaagatttctctttcttttgtattttatataaaGTTTTAATTATCgtaaatttataatttcttttaattcaaaatagtaacttataatttataactttattggacataattatataaaaaaaattatttttttttggcatttactttcttgaaaatgtctaattataatttttttccatgaattttcaATTAGAAATCCTTCATGGTAAACTTTAAATAACAgtaaaatcaacaaaataatattttgagtctCTTGAGTTTATCTTTATTATAACTCtatattaaatatgttaattaacAGTTCATTCACCTTCTTTAATGCAAAACTTAATCGTATTTATTTTCATAgctatcataatttttattatcataacccctaaaataattaatagttATATTCATGACATTATTTTGTATTCATATTATAGTCCTATAAACAGAAGCATTGTAAGACTTTGTAGAAATGATCACATTAGcctattaatttcatattttttatttttattctttaatgATTCAGACTGTAAGAATAgtgtttaattatttatttactttttgtgGTCCTCTTTAtaatttctctttattttgtattttgtataaattacttcctataaatagaagtaTTGTAAGACTTTGTAGAAATGAGCATGTTAGCCtattaattttgtattttttccttttttattttttaatgattaagaTTATAAGAATAATgttgcattattttttttatgtagttCTCTTTATGATTTCTCTTATTTCgtttttttacataaaaaaaatattattgtaagtttatattttcttttggtcCATAATAGTAACTTATGACTTTGTTGGGAGTCATCTAATTACTAACCAaacatttttttctctatgaaATCAATTACATGTCTGGATAAATATATATTGATATCTTATCGTCTTTCATAATAGTGCGAAGCGCAAACAAATTCACCAGTGGATAAATAAGAGCGAAAGAGGGAGTAATTATTACTTTCAGAATTGTAATAATTCACTAGTAGTAAATGTTTTTGTAATTAATTGTTAGTGtgacattttaatattaataaaaacatATCATATGTCacgttatgatcatgttttgtCCATTGGTGCATTTGTGCATGTTTACTCTCATCAATGATGGTAGAATATGGTCATTAGTTGTTAGTAATTTTTGTAACCACCAATTCTTCATTTCACCATTAGTTTATCTCTTTATTCTTGTAACTTATGTAACCTTTGGCCATTCATTTAGCCAATTTACTATCCATAATCTTCCTATTCATTGCAAGGAAGAATTCATTGCTTATAAATAATGATGGATTTGTGTACAAGATATGAATAAGAGAAAAGAGTGTAAGAAAAAGTGAGAAGGTTATATTGTGTTTATATTGAGGTTAATGtaatgaaagagagagttgagacaaAGAAATTATTCTAAGTCTTCAACTATATTCACTATACAAAAGAGAGTATTTATATGTTGAAGGAAAATGTTCTTTATTTGAAACTTTGAACTCTTCAACTAATCTAGAGTTGCTTGAGTTGTACAAATTTGTTGGGTTGTTGTATCCTGAAGGggaaaagttaaaaatattacTGCTGGATCGGTGTAGATTATGCCGTAGTGAGTTTGAATCTctttaaagagagcgagatatccacgattttttatttattttatttttaactataatACATTGTAATTGTGGTATATTACACCAACattaataattgaaaaaatttGTAAGTCcacccaaaaaaatttgacttcCTAACCAGTATTGACTATATTGTGTCATTATGTTTTGTTATGGAGGAAGTGTTCAAAAATATTAGGTTCTCACACTAATTCATTTTGCCGTATTTAAGGTGTGTTTATaatagaaattattttccaatttttcatttgatttggtaaaatatatttcaaaaatattttttcctgagaaaataaactttttaaaaatattttttttaataataataataatagcaaatcAAACTAGTGACATTCCACGACATTATTTTACTTCTTACCCTAAATTTAGAATGAGTATATGGTGCAAAGAATAAGAGCTCATTttgattgacttataagttgtttgtAAGTTATTTTCAGTCTTTTTGAATGATTGATCGAtcaatttaaagttattttgtgcttaaaataaactcaaaaagtAATTGAGTTTGTTTGACATAACTTATTTAAAActacttataagtcaaaaaaataaattggattatccaacttattattttttttagcttataaaactttataagttatttaaaataaattaagtcTCCTGTGTTTTGTTTCCACCACGGATGTTGGAACTTTCGTATTCACGGTGATCTGGagctttcttatttttttttagaggCTACAAAAGAATTGGGGATACAGAAATTTAGGAACGGAGTActtaagaaaataattgatgGTTGTACAAGTCTTGTTGTGGATTCAAGTGAGGACAAGATCAACGATGGTGACATCCAAACTTGTCGGAGAGATCTAAGCCGTTGTTTTTTTCAATAAGATTATGTCTCAAATCAGTGGATGCCACGTGTTTAGGTACTTTTGGTCCTCATACGAGATCAATATTTTATTTCCCGAGAAGGACTACTCCTCGTTTCCATTTTATGATTTAAAGATTcaaacaaatttattttttattataatttttttatatatcatttaattattttaaattattaattattgtgatatataatattttttatgtaattttaaaatatataaattttatttttaaaaaattgaaaatttcatAAGCAAATTCTCGATCAAATTTAAAATGTTTAACTttcaaaaaaactaaaaatgtcACATAATTAAAACAGAGGAAGTAATATAAGTGGACGTTATATGCTTAGtggtaaaatttgaaaaaataatttttatgtttaaagTTAGGGGCCGTTTGATAAAGTGTGTTAGCAAAAATAATGCATGTATTAAATCTGTATATTAGTAGTATTTTGTTTGATACACTTTTTCAAgatatgtataactaatgcaaACATTagttgaaggaaaatattttatttataaactcaaaatttcttgaatCTCACTAGAAGAACTCTTTTGATCTTTCTAATCTATATATTCTTGTGTGTTTTTGTGTATTGAAAATAATCTAACAACATccatatttattttagtaagaaatcaaattaaattagtaCTAGAAAACTTATTCCTATATAAATTAGGACAAACAAATTCTAATTAgacatgaattaaataaataataaaataagaaatcatAAACAACTTAGGATTCTTACTCCaacttttaattattattccaACACTAGTTATATACTCTATTGTGTATTAGGGCTTGCATTACTAATTCCATGAATTtataggtattagtaatgcaagcaTTTTAACACCTGCATTAGATTAGCTaatgacaaaaataccctcaaaGCCCTTTTAAAAGTGTACAAAGAAAAAATGTgtgaaggatatttttgtaaacaactattttctaataaaatttaTGCAAGACTTGTTATTTCTAATACATCAAACCAAATGATGTATAAGAAATTTTGATGTATAAGAAATAATGCACGCataagtaatgcaagtattactAATGCAAATATTACTAATACATCctatttaacattatttttatacacttTATCAAACGAATCCTTAGTTCTTTTgacccattaattaaataatagagacattttggaaagaaactttatcaaattattaagatatttttatttaattttgcatagtttaattattttttttgacttttttacGTAAAATCTATGAATTCTTAGACTtccacattttattttattttttgtaatttttgataaaaaaaatttaaaaaatactatagCCTATTTATGATAAAggaactcttcaatttaatattTCACTTGATTTCAAACACTAATTTGAACTAGAACTTGAATGAATTTCAATTGATTGATAAGTATAAAATCAACCAATAAAGTGAAGAAAAACGAAAGAAATGAGGAATTATGGAAGGGAAGGGGAAtataatttagaatttatttttttttaaaaaaacttggaaataaatctctcaaattgtccaaaaaattaaaacaaataattgGTGAATTAAGGTTTAGGGCTTTCATCAACGAAGCGCCCCCATTTTCATCGTCATGGACCGGCGGGAGCCGGAAAAACCCGATGTCCTTCCTTCTACTGCTTTGGCATATCTTGATCGGAACTACTGGTGAGTGAGTTGCAGAATGTTAATTCTTCAGAACAATtcggtttctccttttaatctCCTTTTCACATTTCAGGGATAAGAGATTCGCTCAAGAGGAACACTACGAATGGTTCAAAGATTATTCACACTTCCGTCACATTGTTCTTcaacacatcaaacctcaatcttctgtacatttctctctctccctcttGGTCTAATTCAATCTACCAAGTATTGATGTTGAAAATAAGGGAGAATTTATTGTATAAGTGGAACTTAGTTTTAGCTGAGGTGACAGGTGTTGGAGCTAGGATGTGGAAATTCCCAGTTGTGTGAGGAATTATATAGAGATGGCATTACTGAATTGACCTGCATTGATTTGTCCCCTATTGCAGTGGAGAAGATGAAACAAAGATTGATAAACAAGGGATACAAAGGTATGAGAGACTTTCTACTTGTTCAAATTTATGCTATTTGATTGGTTGCTTTAGTTTATGGTTAGCTGTTATAGAACAAATTGGTTCGTCTTTTTGCTGTATGATTGCCTTAGAGTATGATTCTGTTTGACATGTGACTATTTTATATACAGAAGTCCACCCCCCTCTTAGAGCTGGACATGATTAACTATTTTCCTCGTACGTTAACGCAAAGAGAGGAGGTTACCAACTACTAATGTAATTCCATCTTAACTACTAGGAAGGAGAAGGAAAGGAGAGGATCACTACCTcctgctttttttttttcactcAAATTTCCTACAGTCTTCTTCAAATTGATTATCTATTttctttatgagttgatcaGCGAAGTCTAATGATTTTTGGACTTTCCTTTGGTTTCATTGGATTTTGACCAATGGAACTGTAAAACTAAAAGATACTTCATTAGCTAGAGTGGTTTGTGATGGATGATCCTTCGTATTAAGATTGAGGTCACAGGTTTGGACCTAGGATCTCATTTGCTTGCCCACtctaaataaattattcatcgacacccaaaagaaaagacaaaTTTTACCAATGATGGCATGTAGAAGTTAGGAGGAGTTCTCGAGTAAAAATAATATCTTCTAAGAGAGAAAAAGGAGCAAGAAGATGCTAACAGTCaggttatttttgaaagttGATGGTAACTTATATGTGCATGGCTGCATTATAGATGAGCTCGTCCAACCCTTGGCTCTAAGCTGCCCGAATATTCTGTCTAATAATTCGCTTGCTGGTTGAGATAGAGTCTTCCCAATTTTCATGCTTATGAAATGCTCTGTGCGAAGTCAAAAATAGGTTTGACCAGGAATTTCGATGGCAGCTTAGCCAACATTTATCTGTCATTCAGATTAGATGATAGAGATTTGTGTTTTATAagaatattcatttttttagtaTCCCGTCCAGAGTTTAAGCGTAATTTTGTCTACAAAAACTTAAACAAGAGTATTCGCATTTGATAATTCCAAGTAAAAGAGTTCAATTGTATTGGATAAAAGAAGGCTAACTCATAACAAAAGTAATATGTCTGAGAAATTAAGGGTGTTGAGATGCTCCACTGCTGATGTTCTATGTTATCAATGTCGACAGAAATAAAAGTGCTGGAAGCTGATATGCTAGACCTGCCTTTTGAAGATGGATGTTTTGATGTGGTTATAGAGAAAGGCACAATGGTATTATTAGAAGTTTTATTTTGCATGTACTACCTAGTGCAGTACTGGCTGCCAatcatttttccttttcaaatGATCAGCTAATTATATGTAAGTTTTTGAACTTCGTTATTAAAAACACATATTATTTGAACTTGAAGGATGTCTTATTCGTGGACAGTGGTGACCCTTGGAATCCACACCCTGCGACAGTGGAGAAGGTGATGAAAATGCTTCACGAAATTCATAGAGTTCTGAAACCTGAGGGCATATTTATATCGATCACATTTGGCCAGGTAGTAAGTGCaatttttggtttatttttgtaatttgcaAACATTAAGAGCAGATGACTTAACCAACACCTTATGTCAGCAGCATGACTTAACCAATACCTTATGTCCTTTCTATCAATTCCTTTACTCAAAGCCTGTTTTTTCCTAATTCTGTTTCTTAATGCTTCTAAATTGCTTCATTTTGTTTTTATTGGCCAGCCACACTTCAGGCGTCGGTTCTTTAGTCATCCTGAGTTTACCTGGTCTGTTGAGTATAATACTTTTGGAGAAACATTCCACTACTTTTTCTACATCTTGAAAAAGGTAAGTCACAGGTCCAGAAAAGTTGTCTCACTCCACATGATGTTGGCCTGTATGATTTTTCCTCAGACCTGTTAAACCTAAAGAAAATACGGATTTTAAATTGGTTCAATACCAAGTTAGATACTGAATGCAAATACTAAACTAATACAGGCACAAAGATCATCAGAGAGCGAGGAGTGCGGGGAAAAAAATCGTATTCCATCAATATCTCTATACCATGACGAATTAGAGGGTGAAGACTTTTTATTCAGAACCAACATTGATGAGATGGAAAGCTAGAAGTGAAATATATATTGTGACTCCACTTAGCACCCTGTATTGCtttatttcttttgttatagGACTCAGATTCTACATTAAATGTCATCTTTCCATCACTATGTTCATtagttaatttcatttttaagaaTTTGGCTGACAGacagaaaataattaattgatatCACTAGAGGAAAGGGTTGAACCTTCGACCTTGTGGTTAACAGCCACACGCCCTAACCAACCGTGCTACTCTAGCTTCTTGTTATTGCCATCGTTTGAGGATAGTATAACAAGTTTTAATATAGCAAGTTGttacataaaaatatagtgaGGTGTATTAGCAGACCTACTCAAGTTGTATTACTATTTACCTGTTATTCAACACAAAATTAAGCAAAATTACAGGTTAATTGTTATGTTCCTCCTTGCTTATATATTCTTAATTCTCTTGGCCATGCAATGGACATTGAAAAATGGTTAATTTTTGTTCTTCCATTTCTTAGTTCTAATGGctaaaattatttcttgattcTATTCATTTATTCATTTGTTTGGTAGCTAGATAAGAAACAagtattcatgtattaattttcGTATAACTTATACAACGTTTGTTAGGTAggtagaaaataattataaaattaatactaTGTTTGGTTGACAATTTAAAAACGTGCAtaactaatatatgtataaatcaTGATGaaatctatgtattattttatgcaaaatAGAAGGTcgaataattaatacataaatatctaATCCTtgaataactaatacatatataaaataatacataaattcacTCATAATTAATTTCTACATTACTAATACCTGCATAATTTTAATCAGCTATCAAACGAGCCCTCAATTCACAGCATCAGAGGCTAGAAGGACTTTTAATCTACTAGTGGTCGCATATTTACAAATTTGTTATGTCGGGATTATGATATGTGTATTGAATAacgatataattattttataaatatatatttatttgtcattttttattCATTCGACTAAAAATGAGATATATTTCATACGCGCGTAGCTTATATTTGATTTATACtaaataaactttaattttcaattttgacTTTGACTTTCTTAAAAGACTTGGACGAAAACATTTGAAGAAAGGCACATATGTCATGTTATTATTTTGTTCAAGGATTGTTATTCCGTGTGAAATATAACACTCACTTTGTCTCAAAATAATTAGCATGTTACATTTTTTATAGTCAAACTGCTTAAATTTAGATCAATATTTTTGAATGTATATTTCATCATAatgatacaatatatatattttttgcgaattatagtatttttatataattttaaatattttaaatttaattttaatattaaattaatttaatttaatattagcttaaaaaattgatcaaactaagtctcaaaataaaaaGTGATAACTACTATTAGACGGAGAGAGTACTATGATATAAAACTACTAGATAGACACGCTAGTAAAGACCCAATATATGTTACTTATTTGACTCAATTTATGTAACGCATATACAAAGAGTAaaacaaatttttaaaatgctttttagatattttaagttgttaattattgtgtataatatttttttcataattttcaaataatatatgataCTTCCTTCGTGTAAATTTATGTGATACTAATAGAACTTAGAAaatcatttataatttttatgtcttttaaaattttaagttgttaattattgcgATTTATAATACTCGTCATTTCAAATAATAGATGTTGCTTTCTTTGTCCCAATTATGTGATATTAATAGAATTTCGAGAGtcaaccaattttttttatatgtctttaaaatattttaaattgcttattatataaaataattctaaaattGCTAATTTTGGAGTTAATACTATTGCGATTCTGTCAAAAGTAAATATAAAACAATCTCATGATTTATTAGGAGATTATAATTCAATTGTAACCAACTCGCCATTAAGGCTTTGAAATAACCTTGACTAGATGCATGTATATCGACGGACAACTGATTGTATCTGGCTGCTTCTAGTAGTGAAGTAATTACGacaattataatataaaataatttcaaaattgcTAATCTTAGAATTAATATTTCTATCAAAAGTAAATATAAAATAACCTCATATTTTAATACGAGATTATAATTCAATTGTAGCCAAACTATCGCTAAAGCTTTGAAATAACTTTGACCATATGCAGTCATGTCGACAAACAGTTGGTTGTATCTGACTCTCCTAGTAGCAAAGTAATTactataattataatatttattattctaaaattaCTAATATCCAAGTTAAAATTt
This window encodes:
- the LOC129885477 gene encoding uncharacterized protein LOC129885477, which codes for MDRREPEKPDVLPSTALAYLDRNYWDKRFAQEEHYEWFKDYSHFRHIVLQHIKPQSSVLELGCGNSQLCEELYRDGITELTCIDLSPIAVEKMKQRLINKGYKEIKVLEADMLDLPFEDGCFDVVIEKGTMDVLFVDSGDPWNPHPATVEKVMKMLHEIHRVLKPEGIFISITFGQPHFRRRFFSHPEFTWSVEYNTFGETFHYFFYILKKAQRSSESEECGEKNRIPSISLYHDELEGEDFLFRTNIDEMES